One part of the Mycolicibacterium aromaticivorans JS19b1 = JCM 16368 genome encodes these proteins:
- a CDS encoding MlaD family protein: MQLDKHLTTLRATIGGRQGARDERATANRNRRNGIIGVVVIIAALAGTAMAYLNPADEAGFTAHMPNSAGLRAGDQVRVAGIAVGKVTSVRLDGALVEMKFDVENSVKVGSDSTLDIKLLTPLGGHYVALDPKGTAPLGRNGIPPQRVTLPFEVNDIIQAATPVVKEVDGQVIHDTFAEVANAANRYPDAVRNLLQSADRLTESMSRSTTDFHRGLDFVNDGLRAMTAGRAQLITLFEQFDILGKMYTSKAVDIVEFFSLIKELTRVLDRLTMWYGKDVMPIAEGIEDISDTLAAHPERWGMALDGLGQTLNIIGPMLSGNGVTFDQHNRLVPGQDLCLPNIMKTC; encoded by the coding sequence ATGCAGCTCGACAAGCACCTCACCACCTTGCGCGCCACGATCGGTGGGCGCCAAGGCGCGCGCGACGAGCGCGCCACCGCCAACCGCAATCGCCGAAACGGGATCATCGGCGTCGTCGTCATCATCGCCGCGCTCGCCGGCACCGCCATGGCCTACCTGAACCCCGCCGATGAGGCGGGCTTCACCGCGCACATGCCGAACTCCGCGGGGCTGCGCGCCGGCGACCAGGTGCGGGTGGCCGGCATCGCGGTCGGCAAGGTCACCAGCGTCCGACTCGACGGCGCCTTGGTCGAGATGAAGTTCGACGTCGAGAACTCGGTCAAGGTCGGCTCGGACTCCACCCTCGACATCAAGCTTCTGACCCCGCTCGGCGGCCACTACGTCGCGCTGGATCCCAAGGGGACAGCTCCACTGGGCCGCAATGGAATTCCGCCGCAACGCGTCACCCTGCCGTTCGAGGTCAACGACATCATCCAGGCCGCCACCCCGGTGGTGAAAGAAGTCGACGGCCAGGTCATCCACGACACCTTCGCCGAAGTCGCCAACGCGGCCAACCGGTACCCCGACGCGGTGCGTAATCTGCTGCAGTCCGCCGACCGGTTGACCGAATCGATGAGCAGATCCACCACCGACTTTCATCGCGGCCTCGACTTTGTCAACGACGGGCTGCGGGCCATGACGGCCGGACGCGCCCAGCTCATCACCCTGTTCGAGCAGTTCGACATCCTCGGCAAGATGTACACCTCCAAGGCGGTCGACATCGTCGAATTCTTCTCTCTGATCAAGGAATTGACCCGCGTTCTCGATCGACTCACGATGTGGTACGGCAAAGACGTCATGCCCATCGCCGAAGGAATCGAAGACATCAGTGACACGCTGGCGGCCCACCCGGAACGCTGGGGCATGGCCCTGGACGGCCTCGGCCAGACACTCAACATCATCGGACCGATGCTCAGCGGCAACGGTGTCACCTTCGACCAGCACAACCGGCTGGTCCCCGGTCAGGACCTCTGCCTACCCAACATCATGAAGACCTGTTGA
- a CDS encoding MlaD family protein — translation MAPADLTKASRIGARLRSRRGIAIAVVILTVLAVAVAVSIKVLAPKLNPTRAMCAEFTDAVGLYPGNKVALLGIEIGSTTAIVNKPDHVEVDFTVPADLVLPADVGAVTYSQSIVTDRHVELTKPYTGGPKFTGPGCIKLKSTKTPISVSETFSAIGSLTDAILGSQPGQDPSTAPGVQAINDSLSAASNSLQGTGPGINKTMRNLRTMLADPYKADADYRQLFENSEILTSDFLKNWDSFASVIQTLPVTTQLMEGLSDNFGAAMANVSHLLPTLIEALNRFGPRFYDKFDKRFGGLRDLLNRHIPAITAMINSWPQFSNWLADIYEPAWGTHNVTYIPPQVSIAPTQAGAICQGLTERNIPGAAAACASGTPTDPVTLGLTNLVLGAALP, via the coding sequence ATGGCTCCTGCTGACCTGACGAAGGCATCACGCATCGGCGCGCGGCTGCGGTCACGCCGTGGAATCGCCATAGCGGTGGTGATCCTCACCGTGCTGGCGGTCGCGGTGGCCGTCAGCATCAAAGTACTGGCCCCGAAGCTCAACCCCACCCGGGCGATGTGCGCCGAATTCACCGACGCGGTGGGCCTGTACCCCGGCAACAAGGTCGCGCTGCTGGGTATCGAGATCGGCTCGACGACCGCGATCGTCAACAAACCCGACCATGTCGAGGTGGACTTCACCGTGCCCGCGGATCTCGTCCTGCCTGCCGATGTCGGCGCGGTCACCTACTCGCAATCCATCGTCACGGATCGGCACGTCGAGCTGACCAAGCCCTACACCGGGGGACCCAAGTTCACCGGTCCGGGCTGCATCAAGCTCAAGTCCACCAAGACGCCCATCAGCGTCAGCGAAACGTTCTCCGCCATCGGCAGTCTCACCGATGCGATCCTGGGATCCCAACCTGGCCAGGATCCGTCCACGGCGCCCGGCGTCCAGGCGATCAACGACAGTCTGAGCGCGGCAAGCAATTCCCTGCAGGGCACCGGGCCGGGGATCAACAAGACGATGCGCAACCTGCGCACCATGCTCGCCGACCCGTACAAGGCCGACGCCGACTACCGCCAGCTGTTCGAGAACAGCGAGATCCTCACCTCCGACTTCCTCAAGAACTGGGACAGCTTCGCCTCGGTGATCCAAACCCTGCCGGTCACCACCCAATTGATGGAAGGCCTGTCGGACAACTTCGGTGCCGCGATGGCCAATGTGTCCCACCTGCTGCCGACGCTGATCGAGGCGCTCAACCGGTTCGGCCCACGGTTCTACGACAAGTTCGACAAACGGTTCGGCGGACTGCGTGATCTGTTGAACCGGCACATCCCGGCGATCACCGCGATGATCAACTCCTGGCCGCAGTTCAGCAACTGGCTCGCCGACATCTACGAGCCGGCGTGGGGCACCCACAACGTGACCTACATCCCGCCGCAGGTGTCGATCGCCCCGACGCAGGCCGGCGCAATCTGCCAAGGACTCACGGAGCGCAACATCCCCGGCGCCGCGGCTGCGTGCGCGTCGGGCACCCCGACCGACCCGGTGACGCTCGGCCTGACCAATCTCGTTCTTGGGGCGGCGCTGCCATGA
- a CDS encoding MlaD family protein: MTRCSLRAFSALLFTVIIGLTAACSLDPTRLPVPGAYSPRHSYDINIEFASVLNLPARAKVDSGGVQVGVLDSVRLQGTTAVTTVEIAGDTKLPVATRAELRQATPLGDIYIALLPPEDRSGPVLRNGDTIPVSNTSPADNVEDLLRSMSNLVAGGAIGTLQTTVVNVNRAFPQDPHELTRMQHTVAGVLNDLATNQDTIDQMLDGMENITSGFAANTQVFNRLVTEGPAKLQGLSAVTMAILNVVGASKDVGKLGGDLINPIAGDLMQILSYITPMIHTMATADTTIPVIADKFVALLRYKLLGWFRDGGPKYTITELHAPTGHEGVDPADKANQAVEAMQTMGLVP; this comes from the coding sequence ATGACCCGATGCTCGCTGCGCGCGTTCAGCGCATTGTTGTTCACCGTCATCATCGGTCTCACCGCGGCTTGTTCACTGGATCCGACCCGGCTGCCGGTCCCGGGTGCCTACAGCCCGCGGCACTCCTACGACATCAACATCGAGTTCGCCAGTGTGCTCAATCTGCCGGCACGGGCCAAGGTGGACTCCGGCGGCGTTCAGGTCGGCGTGCTCGACAGCGTCCGACTCCAGGGCACCACGGCGGTCACGACTGTCGAAATCGCCGGTGACACCAAGCTTCCCGTGGCGACGCGTGCCGAGCTTCGTCAGGCCACCCCCCTCGGCGACATCTACATCGCGCTGCTTCCGCCGGAAGACAGGTCCGGGCCGGTACTGCGCAACGGCGACACCATTCCGGTGAGCAACACCTCACCGGCCGACAACGTCGAGGATCTCCTGCGCTCGATGTCGAACCTCGTCGCCGGTGGCGCGATCGGCACCCTGCAGACCACCGTGGTCAACGTCAACAGAGCGTTCCCGCAGGATCCGCACGAGCTGACCCGCATGCAGCACACGGTCGCCGGGGTGCTCAACGACCTGGCCACCAATCAGGACACCATCGACCAGATGCTCGACGGCATGGAGAACATCACCTCCGGATTCGCGGCCAACACCCAGGTGTTCAACCGGCTGGTGACTGAAGGCCCGGCGAAACTCCAAGGGCTGTCGGCGGTCACGATGGCCATCCTGAACGTCGTCGGCGCCAGCAAGGACGTCGGCAAGCTCGGCGGCGATCTGATCAACCCCATCGCGGGCGACCTGATGCAGATCCTGTCCTACATCACGCCGATGATCCACACGATGGCCACCGCGGACACCACCATCCCGGTGATCGCCGACAAGTTCGTGGCGCTGCTGCGCTACAAGCTGCTCGGGTGGTTCCGCGACGGCGGTCCCAAGTACACCATCACCGAACTGCACGCACCCACCGGGCACGAAGGGGTTGATCCCGCCGACAAGGCGAACCAGGCTGTCGAGGCCATGCAGACGATGGGGTTGGTGCCATGA
- a CDS encoding MlaD family protein, protein MKFSARTTLVILVVMTLAGAAYMSFGVLDMGPTKQVTRLTLLLNSSGGLMPTSEVTMRGIKVGRVTGIQTTATGLAVSMDVDRKYQVPADSAISVENLSAAGEQYIDFRPTLIAPPYFTDGAVIPPDRVAPIVTASDLLARANVLFTALNLDQIHGIINDMSAAFKGNDETIDSLAVTAGLTANVIRDDKELLTTLFSNVSTFTTNLGDIHAGEIISETGKMLPKSVPAFLQLVHQIEILSHTGIGVIGPQDPAGILVAKFGEWLDMLAGPLGTFATILQPAMAPLHDIKIDAGHWLDFWESTFNDTGGVRVQLNVPQWHQ, encoded by the coding sequence ATGAAGTTCAGTGCGCGCACCACGCTGGTGATCCTGGTGGTGATGACCCTCGCCGGCGCGGCCTACATGTCGTTCGGCGTGCTGGACATGGGGCCGACCAAACAGGTCACGCGACTGACGTTGCTGCTCAACTCTTCCGGTGGTTTGATGCCCACCTCGGAAGTGACGATGCGCGGCATCAAGGTCGGCCGGGTGACCGGCATCCAGACCACCGCCACCGGACTTGCCGTCTCGATGGACGTGGACCGTAAATACCAGGTCCCGGCCGACAGCGCGATCAGCGTGGAGAACCTGTCGGCCGCCGGTGAACAGTACATCGACTTCCGGCCGACGCTGATCGCGCCGCCCTACTTCACCGACGGCGCCGTGATCCCGCCAGACCGAGTGGCACCGATCGTGACCGCCAGCGACCTGCTCGCGAGAGCCAATGTTCTGTTCACGGCACTGAACCTCGACCAGATCCACGGCATCATCAACGACATGTCCGCGGCGTTCAAGGGCAACGACGAGACGATCGACTCGCTGGCCGTCACTGCCGGGTTGACCGCGAACGTGATCCGTGACGACAAGGAACTGTTGACCACGTTGTTCAGCAACGTGTCGACGTTCACCACCAACCTGGGCGACATCCATGCCGGCGAAATCATCAGCGAGACAGGCAAAATGCTGCCGAAGTCGGTGCCCGCGTTCTTGCAGCTGGTCCACCAGATCGAGATCTTGTCGCACACCGGCATAGGTGTCATCGGCCCGCAGGACCCGGCGGGGATCCTGGTCGCCAAGTTCGGCGAATGGCTCGACATGCTGGCCGGCCCGCTGGGCACGTTCGCCACCATCCTGCAGCCCGCGATGGCACCATTACACGACATCAAGATCGACGCCGGGCACTGGCTGGACTTCTGGGAATCGACGTTCAACGACACCGGCGGCGTTCGGGTGCAGCTCAACGTACCTCAGTGGCATCAATGA
- a CDS encoding nitroreductase, with amino-acid sequence MSSLPDAATLETVLDIAARAPSLRNLQPWRWQVDGEAVHLYADWSRRAGDAPADRRDVLLGCGAVLDHCVVAMAAAGWHPTVRRFPDHADNSHLAILEVVEQPPQDGWSELASAIPQRRADRRPYGSRPIAPGTLELLYIRARRLDVDVQVVPTTRWTRLDNGAVELHYPTATGERSDETPDGAVLLVLGTRRDGDDMRLRTGEALSHVTLTATAMGFASCPLTEPLNDTRSRLALACEVFDGTTYPQALIRVGHPLDDAEPLPATDRRAARDVTEWTNR; translated from the coding sequence GTGAGTTCCTTGCCCGACGCGGCGACGCTGGAGACAGTGCTCGACATCGCTGCCCGCGCCCCGTCCCTGCGCAACCTGCAGCCGTGGCGCTGGCAGGTCGACGGTGAGGCCGTGCACCTTTATGCGGACTGGAGTCGCCGGGCCGGTGACGCCCCGGCGGACCGGCGCGACGTCCTCCTCGGCTGCGGGGCGGTTCTCGATCACTGCGTCGTCGCGATGGCGGCCGCGGGGTGGCACCCGACTGTCCGGCGGTTCCCCGACCATGCAGACAACAGTCATCTGGCGATCCTGGAAGTGGTCGAGCAGCCGCCTCAGGATGGGTGGAGCGAGCTGGCCTCGGCGATACCGCAGCGACGCGCAGACCGCCGTCCATACGGCTCCCGGCCGATAGCGCCCGGCACGCTCGAACTGCTGTACATCCGGGCCAGGCGGTTGGATGTGGATGTGCAGGTTGTCCCGACGACTCGGTGGACTCGACTGGACAACGGCGCCGTCGAGCTTCACTACCCAACAGCCACCGGCGAGAGGTCCGACGAAACACCCGATGGCGCAGTGTTATTGGTTCTGGGAACTCGCCGCGATGGTGACGACATGCGGTTGCGAACCGGTGAAGCGCTCAGCCACGTGACGCTGACGGCCACCGCGATGGGTTTCGCAAGCTGCCCGCTGACCGAGCCGTTGAACGACACCCGAAGCCGGCTTGCGCTGGCATGCGAGGTGTTCGACGGTACGACTTATCCGCAAGCCCTGATTCGTGTCGGACACCCGTTGGACGATGCCGAGCCGCTGCCCGCGACCGATCGTCGAGCGGCACGCGATGTCACGGAGTGGACCAATCGGTAG
- a CDS encoding MFS transporter — MTIDQSPDRTWTGHTRGSSAYARLLAALFCAGVATFAQLYSPQAVLPLISADLAVGAARAALIISASTVGLAIGVIPWSALADRIGRVKAITVSVSGATLVGMLVPFAPTFGLLMAGRFVEGLLVGGVPAIAVAYLTEEVDRAHAARAAGTFVAGTTIGGLLGRLVSSPVAEFAGWRIGVFTVAVICGIAAMGFVKLAPEPRGFAPASHRGGNPDGSLAHRLVVNLRTPRQLVLFAQGFLLMGGFVALYNFLGYRLTAAPFGLPASVVSLVFLAYLAGTWASSRAGAEAARFGRKRVLLVSVVIMMIGVAITLSANVIAILIGLVVATAGFFGAHSTAAGWTGLAAPGGKAQASSLYNLFYYGGSSAIGWLGGVAFDEHGWTAVAVTILVLAGIAGSLAALVLRDG; from the coding sequence GTGACGATTGACCAATCCCCGGACCGTACTTGGACCGGGCACACCCGCGGCTCATCCGCCTACGCCCGACTCCTGGCGGCGCTGTTCTGCGCGGGCGTGGCCACCTTCGCGCAGCTGTACTCGCCGCAGGCGGTCCTGCCCTTGATCTCCGCGGACCTGGCCGTCGGTGCTGCCCGTGCCGCACTGATCATTTCGGCGTCGACCGTCGGTTTGGCGATCGGCGTGATCCCCTGGTCGGCGCTGGCCGACCGCATCGGCAGGGTCAAGGCCATCACGGTTTCGGTCTCCGGCGCCACGCTGGTCGGGATGCTGGTGCCGTTCGCGCCGACGTTCGGGCTGCTGATGGCAGGCCGGTTCGTCGAGGGACTGCTGGTCGGTGGGGTGCCGGCCATCGCGGTGGCGTACCTGACCGAGGAAGTCGACCGCGCGCACGCCGCCCGCGCGGCCGGCACCTTCGTGGCCGGAACGACGATCGGCGGCCTGCTCGGACGACTGGTGTCGAGCCCGGTGGCTGAGTTCGCCGGGTGGCGCATCGGCGTCTTCACCGTCGCGGTGATCTGCGGGATCGCGGCGATGGGCTTCGTCAAACTGGCTCCCGAACCGCGCGGCTTCGCTCCGGCGTCGCACCGCGGAGGCAATCCTGACGGCAGTCTCGCGCACCGGCTCGTCGTCAACCTGCGCACGCCGCGCCAGCTCGTCCTGTTCGCCCAGGGCTTTCTGTTGATGGGCGGTTTCGTGGCGCTCTACAACTTCCTCGGCTACCGGTTGACCGCCGCGCCGTTCGGACTGCCCGCGTCGGTGGTGAGCCTGGTGTTCCTGGCGTACCTGGCCGGAACGTGGGCGTCGTCGCGCGCCGGGGCCGAGGCGGCCCGCTTCGGCCGGAAACGGGTGCTGCTCGTCTCGGTCGTGATCATGATGATAGGAGTCGCGATCACGTTGAGCGCCAACGTGATCGCGATCCTCATCGGGTTGGTGGTGGCCACGGCGGGGTTCTTCGGTGCGCATTCCACCGCCGCGGGATGGACCGGGCTGGCCGCGCCCGGGGGCAAAGCCCAGGCGTCATCGCTCTACAACCTCTTCTACTACGGCGGCTCCAGCGCCATCGGCTGGCTGGGTGGTGTCGCGTTCGACGAGCACGGGTGGACGGCGGTCGCCGTCACCATCCTGGTACTGGCGGGCATCGCCGGATCGCTTGCGGCCCTGGTGCTACGAGACGGCTAG
- a CDS encoding LysR family transcriptional regulator — protein MHLEELQWFVVLAETEHVTEAAAELGVSQPTLSRALSRLEQNVGVPLFDRVGRRLHLNEYGRIMLEHCRRSLAEVQAALDRIATLRDPDTGRVRLAFLHSLANWYVPEQLRRFRETAPKIQFDLFQGAAHEIARSILDGGSDVAVTSPRPDPGAFSWHRLYVERLCLAVSVGHRLAGRSRVSLSAAASEPFVALEKPFGLRQLTDELWVEAGIDPQIVFEASEIPTMEGLVAAGFGVAVVPVPRDGTDARVIHVPLSNSRAKREVGLAWARSRPLAPPSRRFVDFLAGS, from the coding sequence GTGCATCTCGAGGAATTGCAGTGGTTCGTGGTGCTGGCCGAGACCGAACATGTCACCGAGGCGGCGGCCGAACTCGGGGTCAGTCAACCCACCCTCTCGCGCGCCCTGAGCAGGCTCGAGCAGAACGTGGGTGTCCCACTGTTCGATCGTGTCGGGCGTCGACTCCACCTCAACGAGTACGGCCGCATCATGCTCGAACACTGCCGCCGCAGCCTCGCCGAAGTCCAGGCGGCTCTGGATCGCATTGCGACGCTGCGGGATCCCGACACCGGCCGCGTCCGCCTGGCTTTCCTGCATTCACTGGCCAACTGGTATGTGCCCGAACAACTTCGGCGATTTCGGGAAACCGCGCCGAAGATCCAGTTCGACCTGTTTCAGGGCGCCGCGCACGAGATCGCCCGCAGTATCCTCGACGGTGGATCCGATGTCGCCGTCACCTCACCGCGGCCCGACCCAGGGGCCTTCTCTTGGCACCGCCTCTACGTCGAGCGACTGTGTTTGGCGGTCTCCGTGGGCCACCGGCTCGCGGGGCGCAGCCGGGTCAGCCTGTCGGCGGCGGCCAGTGAGCCGTTCGTCGCGCTCGAGAAGCCATTCGGGTTGCGGCAGTTGACCGACGAGCTGTGGGTCGAGGCCGGGATCGACCCGCAGATCGTGTTCGAGGCCTCCGAGATCCCGACGATGGAAGGTTTGGTCGCGGCGGGGTTCGGCGTGGCGGTGGTGCCGGTGCCCCGGGACGGCACTGATGCGAGGGTGATCCATGTGCCGCTGTCGAACAGCCGGGCCAAACGCGAGGTCGGCTTGGCCTGGGCGCGCAGCCGCCCGCTGGCGCCACCCAGCCGGCGCTTTGTGGATTTCCTCGCCGGTAGTTGA
- a CDS encoding TetR/AcrR family transcriptional regulator, with translation MSQPPGRPRDASLHAAILDAAREVLMESSYAELSMDGVAARAQVGKKTLYRRWTSKAPLVAEAVLDAYGRGGSFDVPDTGDLGADLQRWLIEHGEFIAEPANAKLIRALVAAAAANSGDTEALYEQLSVPQRSGLVDRVRRAVDSGAVRPDVDPDAIANALMGTLLLQVMSSPVGSDDAAGRYGALVDALLSGVRSA, from the coding sequence ATGTCGCAACCGCCCGGCCGGCCCCGAGACGCATCGCTGCACGCGGCGATCCTCGATGCCGCGCGCGAGGTGCTGATGGAATCCAGCTATGCCGAGCTGTCGATGGATGGCGTCGCGGCGCGGGCGCAGGTCGGCAAGAAGACGCTCTACCGGCGGTGGACGTCGAAGGCGCCGCTGGTCGCCGAGGCGGTGCTGGACGCTTATGGCCGAGGCGGTTCGTTCGACGTGCCCGATACCGGCGATCTCGGCGCGGACCTCCAGCGCTGGCTGATCGAGCACGGTGAGTTCATCGCCGAACCCGCCAACGCCAAGCTCATCCGTGCGCTCGTCGCCGCCGCGGCCGCGAATTCCGGTGATACCGAAGCGCTGTACGAACAACTCAGCGTTCCGCAGCGCAGTGGACTTGTGGACAGAGTCCGCCGGGCGGTGGACAGCGGTGCCGTGCGCCCCGATGTCGACCCCGACGCCATCGCCAACGCACTGATGGGCACCCTGCTCCTGCAGGTCATGAGTAGCCCGGTGGGCAGCGACGACGCCGCGGGCCGGTACGGGGCTCTGGTGGATGCGCTGTTGAGCGGCGTCCGCTCGGCCTAG
- a CDS encoding phosphotransferase — MSSPALSVPADFAEVSPGWMTDALAAHYPGATVSDVAIDLRDDGTNRRARLRLSYSAGTGPTTVFVKAADPDHKELIRMTSGMFHEPRLFSSGVELPLEHPVVYAALIDEDAYDFCLVMEDLTARGADPRDSLRPLTIDQARSGMRGLGRLHGRYWGDRVLREPALGWLEPFEPFDGLQYAPLPSALEQLDDSTPAEVLSLSIDQLVEGVWKPYIRTLTTSPQTLLHGDPHIGNTYVTPDDEVGFLDWQVARRGNWSLDVGYFLQGALTVDDRREHERALLEEYRDALGLPAEELPSSDEVWLRYRASVAHGLALWLATASSGGGLWQRLEVAVALAQRYANAYGDLDTPAATAEIAS, encoded by the coding sequence ATGAGCTCACCCGCATTGTCAGTGCCCGCCGATTTCGCCGAGGTGTCGCCGGGTTGGATGACGGACGCCCTGGCCGCCCACTACCCGGGCGCCACGGTCAGCGACGTCGCGATCGACCTCCGTGACGACGGCACCAATCGTCGTGCGCGCCTGCGGTTGTCCTACTCCGCGGGTACGGGACCGACGACCGTGTTCGTCAAGGCTGCCGACCCCGACCACAAAGAGCTGATCCGGATGACCAGCGGCATGTTCCACGAGCCGCGACTGTTCAGCTCGGGCGTCGAGCTGCCACTGGAGCATCCCGTCGTCTACGCGGCGCTCATCGACGAAGACGCTTACGACTTCTGCCTGGTCATGGAAGACCTCACCGCCCGGGGTGCGGATCCGCGGGATTCCCTGCGGCCGCTGACGATCGATCAGGCGCGCTCCGGGATGCGCGGGCTCGGACGGCTTCACGGACGGTACTGGGGTGATCGCGTGCTGCGGGAGCCGGCATTGGGCTGGCTGGAACCGTTCGAGCCGTTCGACGGTCTGCAGTACGCGCCACTGCCGAGCGCGCTGGAGCAGCTCGATGACAGCACCCCGGCCGAGGTGCTGTCGCTGTCGATCGACCAGCTGGTCGAGGGGGTGTGGAAGCCGTACATCAGGACGTTGACCACCTCACCGCAGACGCTTCTGCATGGCGATCCGCACATCGGCAACACCTATGTCACGCCCGATGATGAGGTCGGGTTCCTGGACTGGCAGGTCGCCCGTCGCGGCAACTGGTCACTGGATGTCGGGTATTTCCTGCAGGGGGCGCTGACCGTCGACGACCGTCGCGAGCACGAGCGGGCGCTGCTGGAGGAGTATCGGGACGCGCTCGGCCTGCCCGCCGAGGAGCTGCCGTCCTCGGACGAGGTGTGGCTGCGCTACCGGGCGTCGGTCGCACATGGACTGGCGCTGTGGTTGGCGACCGCCAGCAGCGGAGGTGGGCTCTGGCAGCGCCTCGAAGTCGCCGTCGCCCTGGCCCAGCGCTACGCCAATGCCTATGGCGATCTGGACACTCCGGCGGCAACCGCGGAGATCGCCTCGTAA
- a CDS encoding TIGR00366 family protein encodes MTTQADEKRERRGIMQSLTGLSVRYVERLMPDPYLFAVILTIVVAALVGFLVKDATATGMLKAWYGGVWGSQNIFTFAFQMVLILVTGYTLAEAPILKRAIVYAASKPNNQVQAALLCFGVSAALHLLNWGLGLVAGALVARQVAKRLPDTHFGYLIAASFMGFIVWTQGLSSSIALANTDSSSPINVIHKITGMTVPLSDTIFQPYSWLSVIVVLAVLALAVWRMAPAQTLAPDPAIFEDEEQPQTETGGTKTFAEWLENLWILNVLVFAAGMAYFWISGFALNISSMIMLLTITSALLHKTPIRFIRAFTGAAKVSGPLLLQYPLYGGLVGLLGYQAAKDIKPLQTLLAEGLVHGASEYTLPFLTFVGSLIISLFVPSGGGHWAVQGPIAVDSAVAVGQHSSAYLGLMSMAVAVGEGVANMIQPFWLLPLLAIAKLNVRQVMGFTIVAFLIGFVVLGTTMLIAPHVI; translated from the coding sequence ATGACGACGCAGGCAGACGAGAAGCGCGAACGTCGCGGCATCATGCAATCGCTGACCGGGCTGTCGGTCCGGTACGTCGAACGCTTGATGCCCGACCCGTACCTGTTCGCGGTCATCCTCACGATCGTCGTCGCGGCCCTGGTCGGCTTCCTGGTCAAGGACGCCACCGCCACCGGAATGCTCAAAGCCTGGTACGGCGGCGTGTGGGGATCGCAGAACATCTTCACCTTCGCCTTCCAGATGGTGCTGATCCTCGTGACCGGCTACACCCTCGCCGAGGCACCAATCCTCAAGCGCGCCATCGTCTACGCCGCGAGCAAGCCGAACAATCAGGTTCAGGCCGCGCTGCTGTGCTTCGGCGTGAGCGCGGCGCTGCACCTGCTGAACTGGGGCCTCGGTCTGGTCGCCGGCGCACTGGTCGCACGCCAGGTCGCAAAACGACTGCCCGACACCCATTTCGGCTATCTGATCGCCGCATCGTTCATGGGCTTCATCGTCTGGACCCAGGGGCTGTCGTCGTCGATCGCGCTGGCCAACACCGACAGCAGCAGCCCCATCAACGTGATCCACAAGATCACCGGGATGACGGTGCCGTTGAGCGACACCATCTTCCAGCCCTACAGCTGGCTGTCGGTGATCGTCGTATTGGCCGTGCTCGCGCTCGCGGTGTGGCGGATGGCGCCGGCGCAGACCCTGGCTCCCGACCCGGCGATCTTCGAGGACGAAGAGCAACCGCAGACCGAGACCGGGGGCACGAAGACCTTCGCGGAGTGGCTGGAAAACCTCTGGATCCTCAACGTGCTGGTCTTCGCGGCCGGCATGGCCTACTTCTGGATCAGCGGTTTCGCCCTGAACATCTCATCGATGATCATGCTGCTCACGATCACCAGCGCGCTGCTGCACAAGACCCCGATCCGGTTCATTCGGGCATTCACCGGCGCCGCCAAGGTATCGGGTCCGCTGTTACTGCAGTACCCGCTGTACGGCGGGTTGGTCGGCTTGCTGGGTTACCAAGCGGCCAAAGACATCAAGCCGTTGCAGACTCTGCTGGCCGAGGGCCTCGTCCATGGCGCGAGCGAATACACGCTGCCGTTCCTGACCTTCGTCGGGTCGCTGATCATCAGCCTGTTCGTCCCGTCCGGCGGTGGGCACTGGGCAGTGCAGGGACCGATCGCCGTCGACTCGGCGGTGGCGGTCGGTCAGCACTCGTCGGCCTACCTGGGCCTGATGTCGATGGCAGTCGCCGTCGGCGAGGGCGTGGCAAACATGATCCAGCCGTTCTGGCTACTGCCCCTGCTGGCGATCGCGAAGCTGAATGTCCGCCAGGTGATGGGCTTTACAATCGTGGCGTTCCTGATCGGCTTCGTGGTGCTCGGGACCACCATGCTGATTGCACCCCATGTGATCTGA